Proteins found in one Herbiconiux sp. A18JL235 genomic segment:
- a CDS encoding carbohydrate kinase family protein, with protein sequence MSAHGTIVVAGHICLDLAPELGPSARLDPGRLIDVGPIALSLGGCVANTGLALADLGASVSLHSTVGDDELGRIVADTLTRRAGVRADLHTVEGHATSYSLVLEPAGHDRTFWHHTGANAVFTGAQLDVGDADLLHLGYPPLLPALLVDGGAPLEAVLTAARMRGATTSLDLAVVDPTSEVGGVDWEAILRRAAAVTDIMSPSLDDLTSALGPVLGIPPLPPARAAAEYADVLLSWGAAVVAISAGSEGLLLRTASAARLAEGGRMLAPLADRWADVSLRVRPLTVTRVETTNGAGDASTAGLLFGIARGATPAVAAHLATAAAAAVISGRRPTPEVMRSILPVAGEVFGDESTGASRGASGVRPTR encoded by the coding sequence ATGAGCGCACACGGCACGATCGTGGTGGCGGGGCACATCTGCCTCGACCTGGCGCCGGAGCTCGGCCCGAGCGCCCGCCTCGACCCGGGGCGACTCATCGACGTGGGCCCCATCGCGCTCTCGCTCGGCGGGTGCGTCGCCAACACCGGCCTGGCACTCGCCGACCTCGGCGCATCCGTGTCGTTGCACTCGACGGTGGGTGACGACGAACTCGGGCGCATCGTCGCCGACACCCTCACCCGGCGCGCCGGGGTGCGGGCCGACCTGCACACGGTCGAGGGGCACGCCACCTCGTACAGCCTCGTGCTCGAACCCGCCGGACACGACCGCACCTTCTGGCACCACACCGGCGCGAACGCGGTGTTCACGGGCGCTCAGCTCGACGTCGGCGATGCCGATCTGCTGCACCTCGGGTACCCGCCCCTGCTTCCGGCGCTTCTCGTCGACGGCGGTGCGCCGCTCGAGGCGGTGCTGACGGCGGCACGGATGCGCGGGGCCACCACCTCGCTCGACCTCGCCGTGGTCGACCCCACATCGGAGGTGGGGGGTGTCGACTGGGAGGCGATCCTGCGGCGGGCGGCGGCGGTGACCGACATCATGAGCCCGAGCCTCGACGACCTCACCTCGGCGCTCGGCCCGGTTCTCGGCATCCCCCCGTTGCCCCCGGCACGCGCGGCGGCGGAGTATGCCGATGTGCTGCTGTCATGGGGGGCGGCGGTGGTCGCGATCTCCGCCGGCTCGGAGGGGCTGCTGCTGCGCACCGCGTCGGCGGCGCGGCTCGCCGAGGGCGGACGGATGCTCGCACCGCTCGCCGATCGTTGGGCCGATGTGTCGCTGCGGGTGCGTCCGCTCACCGTGACACGGGTGGAGACGACCAACGGGGCGGGCGACGCGTCCACCGCGGGGCTGCTGTTCGGGATCGCGCGCGGCGCGACACCCGCCGTGGCGGCGCACCTCGCGACCGCGGCGGCGGCAGCGGTGATCTCGGGGCGGCGGCCGACGCCGGAGGTGATGCGGAGCATCCTGCCGGTGGCCGGCGAGGTGTTCGGCGACGAGTCCACCGGCGCGTCGCGCGGCGCGAGTGGCGTTCGGCCGACACGATGA